The following coding sequences are from one Oryzias melastigma strain HK-1 linkage group LG20, ASM292280v2, whole genome shotgun sequence window:
- the rnf152 gene encoding E3 ubiquitin-protein ligase rnf152, translated as MHLPDMETLSQDSNLECQICFNYYSPRRRPKLLDCRHTCCSVCLNQMRSSQKEIRCPWCRGVTKLAPGLSVSQLPDDPDVVTVIAVPHVSEHTPVFIRLPSSGCYMLPLPVSKERGSGLQGELGCRFLPGGQHKGVTVVTVPEQQPLGLAAGLEGGDGERRGTGPVGGAKGSSWSGVCTVILVACVLLFLLGIVLHNMSCISKRFTVISCG; from the coding sequence ATGCACCTCCCCGACATGGAGACTCTTTCCCAGGACTCGAACCTGGAGTGCCAGATCTGCTTCAACTACTACAGCCCCCGGCGGCGGCCCAAGCTCCTGGACTGCCGCCACACGTGCTGCTCGGTTTGCCTGAATCAGATGCGCAGCAGCCAGAAGGAGATCCGCTGCCCCTGGTGCCGCGGCGTGACCAAACTGGCGCCCGGCCTGTCCGTCTCCCAGCTGCCGGACGACCCGGACGTCGTCACGGTGATAGCCGTCCCTCACGTGTCGGAGCACACCCCCGTCTTCATCCGCCTCCCCAGCAGCGGCTGCTACATGCTGCCCCTGCCCGTCTCTAAGGAGCGGGGGTCCGGCCTGCAGGGGGAGCTGGGCTGTCGGTTCCTCCCTGGGGGGCAGCACAAGGGGGTTACCGTGGTGACGGTGCCCGAGCAGCAGCCTCTGGGCTTAGCCGCGGGGCTGGAGGGGGGTGACGGGGAGAGGAGGGGCACCGGCCCGGTGGGCGGGGCCAAGGGGTCCTCGTGGTCCGGCGTGTGCACGGTGATCCTGGTGGCGTGCGTGCTGCTGTTTCTGCTGGGCATCGTGCTGCACAACATGTCCTGCATCTCCAAACGCTTCACCGTCATCTCCTGCGGCTGA
- the LOC112151321 gene encoding cadherin-20, with the protein MRTRLHLRPAVTRWVPLTLLMVLPHSFVAEPAEGNPGGSALLQRVKRGWVWNQFFVLEEYTGLEPLYIGKLHSDMDKGDGSIRYILTGEGAGTTFTIDDSTGDIHAIQRLDREVKSQYVLRAQARNRLTDMPLEPESEFIVKIQDINDNEPKFLDGPYQATVPEMSKVGTPVIQLTATDADDPTYGNSARVVYSILEGQPYFSVDAKTGMVRVSLADMDRETRENYTVVIQAKDMGGQLGGLAGTTTVNITLSDVNDNSPVFDQRLYQMSVLESAPVGSVVGRIWAKDRDVGVNAEMKYRVIDGDGRDTFDISTDPSNRFGIIMVKKLLDFEKKPSYTLKVEGVNTHPGPTFHNPGPFKDVTIVHVSVEDVDEPPLFDSEAYFMELPEDAEIGTVVKTVSARDPDAANNTVRYSIEKTSDPDKFFYIELTSGSLMTVRSLDREEISWHNITVLAMEMNNPSQISSVSVAVKVLDVNDNPPSLTHYLETYVCENAKAGQLVETVTAVDPDEPPAGQHFHYSLAPEAANNPNFTLRDNQDNTAWILTRRGSWSQKDQTIFFLPIFVSDDEQPVQTSTGTLTVRVCSCDHEGNAMSCNPEAYSLPASLSRGALIAILACIFVLLVMILLMLSLRRQWKKPYLCDEEENVHENIVRYDDEGGGEEDTEAFDIAAMWNPREVHPRGKTRQDMLPEIESLSRYVPQACVVGGGGDGNVQGYVLAKLLEADGDACAPPYDSLQTYAYEGDGSIAESLSSLQSGNSNADHEYDYLNDWGPRFRKLAEMYGVVEPHSPPVW; encoded by the exons ATGAGAACCCGTTTGCACCTCCGGCCGGCTGTGACCCGGTGGGTCCCTCTGACCCTTCTGATGGTGCTGCCTCACAGCTTCGTCGCTGAACCAGCAGAGGGGAACCCTGGAGGCTCCGCCCTGCTGCAGAGGGTGAAGCGAGGCTGGGTCTGGAACCAGTTCTTCGTCCTGGAGGAGTACACCGGACTGGAGCCGCTGTACATCGGGAAG CTGCACTCGGACATGGACAAAGGCGACGGATCCATCAGGTACATCCTGACGGGTGAGGGCGCCGGCACCACCTTCACCATCGATGACAGCACCGGAGACATCCACGCCATCCAGAGACTGGACCGGGAGGTGAAATCGCAGTACGTCCTCCGGGCCCAGGCCCGCAACCGCCTGACGGACATGCCTCTAGAACCCGAGTCCGAGTTCATCGTCAAGATCCAGGACATCAACGACAACGAGCCCAAGTTCCTGGATGGGCCGTACCAGGCAACGGTACCGGAGATGTCCAAAGTCG GAACGCCAGTGATCCAGCTGACTGCCACAGATGCAGACGACCCCACGTACGGCAACAGCGCTCGTGTGGTCTACAGCATCCTGGAGGGACAGCCGTACTTCTCAGTGGACGCCAAAACCG GAATGGTCCGGGTGTCTCTGGCAGACATGGATCGAGAGACCAGAGAGAACTACACCGTGGTCATCCAGGCCAAAGACATGGGCGGACAGCTGGGGGGGCTTGCGGGCACAACCACCGTCAACATCACACTCAGCGACGTCAACGACAACTCCCCCGTGTTTGACCAGA GGCTGTATCAGATGAGCGTTTTGGAGTCAGCCCCTGTGGGGTCGGTGGTGGGTCGGATCTGGGCCAAGGACCGGGACGTGGGGGTCAACGCAGAGATGAAGTACAGGGTCATTGATGGGGACGGGAGGGACACGTTTGACATCAGCACCGACCCCTCCAATCGCTTTGGTATCATCATGGTGAAGAAG CTGCTGGACTTTGAGAAGAAGCCCAGCTACACCCTGAAGGTGGAGGGAGTCAACACCCATCCGGGCCCGACCTTCCACAACCCCGGGCCCTTCAAGGATGTCACCATCGTGCACGTGAGTGTGGAGGACGTGGACGAGCCCCCGCTTTTCGACTCAGAGGCGTACTTCATGGAGCTGCCGGAGGACGCGGAGATCGGGACGGTGGTGAAGACGGTGTCAGCGCGGGACCCGGACGCTGCCAACAACACTGTGAG GTACTCCATCGAGAAGACCAGCGATCCCGACAAATTCTTCTACATTGAGCTGACGTCTGGGTCCCTGATGACGGTGCGTTCGCTGGACCGAGAGGAAATCAGCTGGCACAACATCACTGTCCTCGCCATGGAGATGA ATAACCCCTCCCAGATTTCCAGCGTCTCCGTGGCTGTGAAGGTCCTGGACGTCAACGACAACCCTCCATCCCTAACGCACTATCTAGAGACGTATGTGTGTGAAAACGCTAAAGCAGGACAG CTGGTGGAGACGGTGACGGCGGTGGATCCAGACGAGCCCCCAGCCGGACAACACTTCCACTACAGCTTAGCTCCAGAAGCCGCCAACAACCCCAACTTCACCCTGAGGGACAACCAAG ACAACACGGCGTGGATCCTGACGCGCCGCGGCAGCTGGTCGCAGAAGGACCAGACCATCTTCTTCCTGCCCATCTTCGTCTCTGACGATGAGCAGCCGGTGCAGACCAGCACCGGGACGCTGACGGTGCGCGTGTGCAGCTGCGACCACGAGGGCAACGCCATGTCGTGCAACCCGGAGGCCTACAGCCTGCCCGCCAGCCTCAGCAGGGGGGCGCTCATCGCCATCCTGGCCTGCATCTTCGTCCTGCTGG TGATGATTCTACTCATGCTCTCCCTGCGGAGGCAATGGAAGAAGCCGTACCTGTGCGACGAGGAGGAGAACGTCCACGAGAACATCGTTCGCTATGACGACGAAGGCGGCGGCGAGGAGGACACAGAGGCCTTCGACATCGCCGCCATGTGGAACCCGCGCGAGGTGCACCCCCGAGGGAAGACCAGGCAGGACATGCTGCCGGAAATCGAGAGCTTGTCTCGCTACGTGCCTCAAGCGTGCGTGGTTGGCGGCGGCGGCGACGGGAACGTTCAGGGGTACGTGCTGGCGAAGCTGCTGGAGGCCGACGGGGACGCCTGCGCCCCCCCGTACGACTCGCTGCAGACCTACGCCTACGAGGGCGACGGCTCCATCGCAGAGTCGCTCAGCTCGCTCCAGTCGGGGAACTCCAACGCCGACCACGAGTACGACTACCTGAACGACTGGGGGCCCCGCTTCAGAAAACTGGCAGAGATGTACGGCGTGGTGGAGCCCCACAGCCCCCCCGTGTGGTAG